The following are from one region of the Methanospirillum hungatei genome:
- a CDS encoding HEPN domain-containing protein, producing the protein MEEIDCEGYWWLPSNPERKISGRLSYSSRDGGNLTLNGSFYEIDVSLRVSRENIIFGNTKNGKLYTLENCLHITNSFSFPGYYSSDFAVSRIFEGIHSEAPENIEYNLIKIEFTRTNEWFARHPMTYQLNYDREGRIEGTQTALVNFPQSITITIGDCNIEIKMNINFNHNNISGLSINWNWFFKIIPQSPIRFDSVFEQVIFPIQTYISLGLGNPIFPKKIIGFIQSQNPEVVEEQEIKIHFRILGYNENIKAIHPSEMLFTYLDISDVFEDSLNNWNREFNSIQSVIELYHLVMIDDGSLSTYKFNSLIQAIESYHRVRFNGKYVIESEFDLLKIDLIQSIPTSLERDFKESLKGKFTYLNEYSLRKRLKELMVSLNSEYHNILSNYVQNLDQLINKIVDTRNFHAHRDERLRDQILEGSDFIYGIIVLKFILELCLLREIGISSDKLNEMIQRTNKYGNIRTFYSINN; encoded by the coding sequence ATGGAAGAGATTGATTGTGAGGGATATTGGTGGCTTCCATCGAATCCAGAAAGAAAAATTAGTGGAAGACTATCATATTCTTCAAGGGATGGAGGAAATTTAACATTAAATGGTTCATTTTACGAAATTGATGTTTCACTACGGGTAAGTAGGGAAAACATCATTTTTGGTAATACGAAAAATGGTAAACTCTACACTCTTGAAAATTGCCTTCATATTACAAATAGCTTTTCATTTCCTGGTTATTACTCCAGTGATTTTGCTGTATCGAGAATATTTGAGGGAATCCACTCGGAGGCTCCCGAAAATATTGAATATAACTTAATAAAAATTGAATTCACTCGTACAAATGAATGGTTTGCTCGACATCCAATGACCTATCAGTTAAATTATGATAGAGAGGGTAGAATTGAAGGGACACAGACGGCATTAGTTAATTTCCCTCAATCTATTACAATAACCATAGGAGATTGTAATATTGAAATAAAGATGAACATAAATTTTAATCACAATAATATCTCCGGTTTATCCATTAATTGGAATTGGTTTTTTAAAATAATTCCTCAAAGTCCGATACGATTTGATAGTGTGTTCGAACAAGTAATCTTTCCAATTCAAACATACATATCTTTAGGATTGGGTAATCCAATATTCCCCAAAAAAATTATTGGTTTTATCCAATCACAAAATCCTGAAGTTGTTGAAGAACAGGAAATTAAAATACATTTTCGAATATTAGGATATAATGAAAATATTAAAGCAATACATCCATCAGAGATGCTATTTACATATTTAGATATTTCAGATGTATTCGAAGATTCATTAAATAATTGGAATAGAGAATTCAATTCAATTCAATCTGTTATTGAATTATATCACCTAGTTATGATTGATGATGGATCATTATCCACATATAAATTTAATTCTCTTATTCAAGCTATTGAGTCCTATCATAGAGTAAGATTCAATGGTAAATATGTTATAGAATCTGAATTTGATCTTTTGAAGATTGATTTAATTCAATCAATTCCAACATCATTAGAACGTGACTTTAAAGAAAGCTTAAAAGGTAAGTTTACTTACTTAAACGAATATAGTTTGAGAAAACGATTAAAGGAATTAATGGTATCTTTGAATTCTGAATATCATAACATTCTTTCTAATTACGTTCAAAATTTAGATCAATTGATTAATAAAATCGTTGACACAAGAAATTTCCATGCCCATCGTGATGAGCGATTAAGAGATCAAATTTTAGAAGGATCGGATTTCATATATGGAATAATCGTATTAAAATTTATTCTAGAATTATGTTTACTCCGAGAGATTGGAATTTCTTCTGATAAATTAAATGAAATGATTCAACGGACTAATAAATATGGGAATATTAGAACGTTCTATTCCATAAATAACTAA